In a single window of the Hoyosella subflava DQS3-9A1 genome:
- the leuC gene encoding 3-isopropylmalate dehydratase large subunit has translation MVSESPVGGVAAERRPRTMAEKVWEEHVVVRGSGEGESREPDLIYIDLHLVHEVTSPQAFDGLRLADRPVRRPDLTIATEDHNVPTVGIDKPIADLVSRTQVETLRKNCEEFGVRLHPMGDIEQGIVHVVGPQLGLTQPGMTIVCGDSHTSTHGAFGSIAMGIGTSEVEHVLATQTLPLRPFKTMAINVDGQLPPGVTSKDIILAVIAKIGTGGGQGYVLEYRGDAIRSLSMEARMTICNMSIEAGARAGLIAPDQITYDFIKGRPHAPQGADWDTAVAAWEQLTTDEGAQFDQEVYIDATALTPFVTWGTNPGQGVPLGESVPDPELYGDEGAKQSAYKALEYMDLTPGTPIRDIAVDAVFIGSCTNGRIEDLRAAADVLKGRTIAPGVRMLVVPGSMRVRAQAEAEGLGAIFEAAGAEWRSAGCSMCLGMNPDQLAPGERCASTSNRNFEGRQGKGGRTHLVSPLVAAATAVKGTFAAPTDLD, from the coding sequence ATGGTAAGCGAATCTCCCGTGGGCGGTGTAGCAGCGGAGCGCCGCCCCCGCACCATGGCTGAAAAGGTTTGGGAAGAGCACGTCGTCGTCCGAGGCTCTGGTGAAGGCGAGTCCCGCGAACCAGACCTGATCTACATCGACCTTCACCTCGTGCACGAGGTGACTAGCCCACAGGCATTTGACGGCCTCCGTCTCGCTGACCGTCCAGTTCGCCGCCCTGACCTCACGATTGCGACGGAGGATCACAACGTACCGACTGTGGGCATCGACAAGCCCATTGCGGACCTCGTCTCGCGTACGCAGGTGGAAACCCTGCGCAAGAACTGCGAAGAGTTCGGCGTCCGCCTGCACCCGATGGGTGATATCGAGCAGGGCATCGTCCATGTAGTCGGGCCGCAGCTAGGGCTGACACAACCGGGCATGACTATCGTCTGCGGTGACAGCCACACCTCGACACATGGCGCTTTCGGCTCCATCGCCATGGGTATCGGCACGTCTGAGGTCGAGCATGTGCTCGCGACACAAACGCTGCCGCTGCGCCCGTTCAAGACGATGGCGATCAACGTCGATGGGCAGTTGCCTCCTGGTGTCACGAGCAAGGACATCATTCTTGCGGTGATCGCCAAGATCGGAACGGGCGGGGGACAGGGGTACGTCCTCGAGTACCGAGGCGACGCAATCCGCTCGCTCTCGATGGAAGCCCGGATGACGATCTGCAACATGTCCATCGAAGCTGGCGCTCGCGCGGGCCTTATCGCTCCCGATCAGATCACATACGACTTCATCAAGGGACGTCCGCACGCCCCGCAGGGCGCCGACTGGGATACCGCGGTCGCCGCGTGGGAGCAGTTGACGACCGATGAGGGCGCGCAGTTCGACCAAGAGGTATACATCGACGCGACGGCACTGACTCCATTCGTGACGTGGGGCACCAATCCCGGCCAGGGAGTGCCGCTCGGGGAGTCAGTGCCCGATCCGGAGTTGTATGGCGACGAGGGTGCCAAGCAATCCGCGTACAAGGCCCTCGAATACATGGACCTGACCCCGGGTACCCCTATCCGTGACATCGCTGTGGACGCCGTGTTCATCGGTTCGTGCACGAATGGCCGGATCGAGGATCTTCGCGCGGCAGCGGACGTCCTGAAAGGTCGCACGATAGCTCCGGGTGTTCGGATGCTCGTCGTGCCCGGCTCAATGCGCGTGCGCGCGCAGGCCGAAGCTGAGGGGCTTGGCGCGATTTTCGAAGCAGCGGGCGCCGAGTGGCGCAGCGCAGGCTGCTCGATGTGTCTCGGTATGAACCCAGATCAGCTCGCACCTGGTGAGCGATGTGCGTCGACCTCGAACCGAAATTTCGAGGGACGACAGGGCAAAGGCGGTCGCACGCATCTCGTTTCCCCGCTCGTCGCCGCTGCAACCGCCGTCAAGGGCACGTTCGCTGCGCCTACAGACCTGGACTGA
- a CDS encoding IclR family transcriptional regulator, which yields MRQHSGIGVLDKAVAVLHAVAEEPCSLSTLCERTGLPRATAHRLAVGLEVHRLLARDTKGQWVPGAALAELAATAGDTLIDAASFVLPRLREITGESVQIYRREGIERVCVAAMEPPTGLRDTVLVGARLPMTAGSGAKVLLAWADITTQRAVLPEAQFTERVLIEVRRRGWAQSIAERESGVASVAAPIRDATGTVIAAISVSGPIDRMGRKPGARWAADLLAAADAIQKRL from the coding sequence GTGAGACAGCATAGCGGTATTGGCGTTTTGGACAAAGCGGTGGCCGTACTCCACGCAGTCGCGGAGGAGCCCTGTTCCCTCAGCACTCTGTGCGAGCGGACTGGACTGCCCCGAGCCACGGCACATCGACTCGCAGTCGGCCTCGAGGTGCACCGGCTACTTGCCCGCGACACGAAGGGCCAATGGGTTCCGGGCGCGGCGCTTGCCGAACTTGCGGCCACGGCAGGTGACACGTTGATCGACGCCGCATCCTTCGTACTGCCCAGGTTACGGGAAATCACTGGTGAAAGCGTTCAGATCTATCGCCGTGAAGGTATAGAACGGGTGTGCGTCGCCGCGATGGAGCCGCCGACCGGACTGCGGGACACGGTACTTGTCGGGGCCCGGCTGCCTATGACTGCCGGATCGGGCGCGAAAGTCCTCCTCGCCTGGGCGGATATCACCACACAGCGAGCAGTCCTGCCTGAGGCGCAGTTCACCGAGCGTGTTCTGATTGAGGTACGCCGCCGCGGGTGGGCACAGAGCATCGCCGAACGGGAGTCGGGCGTTGCGAGCGTGGCCGCCCCAATTAGAGACGCGACGGGCACCGTCATAGCGGCGATTTCTGTATCCGGACCCATCGACCGGATGGGCCGGAAGCCCGGTGCTCGGTGGGCTGCAGATTTGCTCGCGGCCGCCGATGCGATACAAAAACGCCTATAA
- the gltX gene encoding glutamate--tRNA ligase: MTTAETPVRVRFCPSPTGAPHVGLIRTALFNWAFARHHGGTFVFRIEDTDAERDSEESYNALLDALRWLGLTWDEGPEVGGPFAPYRQSQRRDLHLEVVEKLLAAGEAYESFSTPEEVEARHRAAGRDPKLGYDNFDRDLTESQRAAFKAEGRRPVVRLRMPDHDLTWHDLVRGEITFKSGTVPDFALTRGSGDPLYTLVNPVDDATMKITHVLRGEDLLSSTPRQIALYEALERVGVADQVPRFGHLPYVMGDGNKKLSKRDPQANLFLHRQRGFIPEGLLNYLALLGWGISGDRDIFALPEMVESFEIGDVSANPARFDQKKADAINAEHIRLLAPADFAARLRAYLAQHHDLPAGIDEADFAAAADLVQTRIVVLGDAWALMKFLYVSETDFSVDPAAAAKNLKPESAVVLDAAISALSELEEWSASQIEATLKSALIDSLELKPRLAFGPVRVAVTGSHISPPLFESLELLGRDKSLSRLQLARKTLT; this comes from the coding sequence ATGACTACAGCTGAAACCCCTGTCCGCGTCCGTTTCTGCCCCTCACCTACGGGTGCACCGCACGTCGGTTTGATCCGCACCGCTCTCTTCAACTGGGCGTTCGCACGGCACCACGGCGGAACCTTTGTTTTCCGCATCGAGGACACTGATGCTGAGCGCGACAGCGAAGAGTCGTATAACGCGCTCCTAGACGCGCTCCGATGGCTTGGTCTCACGTGGGACGAGGGGCCGGAGGTGGGTGGACCTTTCGCGCCCTACCGCCAGTCCCAGCGTCGCGATCTGCACCTTGAGGTAGTGGAGAAGCTTCTTGCGGCAGGGGAGGCGTACGAGTCGTTTTCCACGCCCGAGGAGGTTGAGGCCAGGCATCGTGCGGCCGGGCGAGATCCTAAGCTCGGGTACGACAACTTCGATCGTGACCTCACCGAGAGCCAGCGAGCAGCATTTAAGGCAGAGGGACGCCGACCGGTGGTGCGGCTGCGTATGCCGGATCACGACCTCACGTGGCACGATCTCGTGCGCGGCGAGATCACTTTCAAGTCGGGTACGGTGCCGGATTTCGCGCTGACACGCGGTAGCGGAGATCCGCTGTACACACTCGTGAATCCGGTCGATGATGCCACGATGAAAATCACTCACGTGCTGCGTGGTGAAGATCTGCTGTCATCAACGCCGCGTCAGATCGCGCTGTATGAGGCGCTAGAAAGGGTCGGTGTCGCGGACCAGGTGCCCCGCTTCGGTCACCTGCCGTACGTGATGGGGGACGGCAACAAGAAGCTGTCCAAACGCGATCCTCAGGCGAATCTGTTCTTGCATCGCCAGCGCGGCTTTATCCCGGAAGGTCTTCTGAATTACCTTGCGCTTCTCGGGTGGGGGATCTCCGGGGACCGGGACATTTTCGCGCTGCCGGAAATGGTCGAGTCTTTCGAGATCGGTGACGTCTCGGCCAACCCGGCCCGCTTCGACCAGAAGAAGGCCGATGCGATCAACGCTGAGCACATCCGCCTGCTTGCGCCTGCTGATTTCGCGGCGCGGCTCCGGGCATACCTGGCGCAGCACCACGACCTGCCTGCAGGCATCGACGAAGCTGATTTCGCTGCCGCCGCTGACTTGGTGCAGACGCGAATCGTGGTTCTCGGTGACGCCTGGGCGCTGATGAAGTTCCTGTATGTGTCCGAGACCGACTTTTCCGTTGACCCAGCAGCAGCGGCGAAGAACCTCAAGCCGGAGTCCGCGGTGGTGCTCGATGCGGCGATTTCTGCGTTGAGTGAGCTTGAGGAGTGGTCAGCCTCACAGATTGAGGCGACACTGAAATCGGCGCTCATCGACAGTCTCGAACTCAAGCCGCGGCTGGCTTTCGGGCCGGTCCGGGTCGCCGTGACCGGCTCCCACATCAGTCCGCCGCTATTCGAGTCTCTCGAACTGCTGGGGCGGGACAAGTCGCTCTCCAGGCTCCAGCTGGCCCGAAAAACTCTGACTTAA
- a CDS encoding fumarylacetoacetate hydrolase family protein, whose product MRLGRIASPDGVAFVAVDGDEADATVREIAEHPFGTPTFTGRVWKLADVRLLAPILSSKVVCIGKNYAAHAAEMGGEAPEQPVIFMKPSTSITGPGAPIQLPSSSEEVHYEGELAVVIGRPCKDVPAARARDVILGYTIANDVTARDLQRKDGQWTRAKGFDTFCPLGPWIETQIDPGDLRITTELDGTTVQDSRTSLQIHKIPELVEWISRVMTLLPGDVILTGTPEGVGQVRAGQTVSVTVEGIGTLSNPAVLRES is encoded by the coding sequence ATGCGTCTTGGTCGAATTGCGAGCCCTGATGGCGTTGCCTTTGTCGCGGTTGACGGCGACGAAGCTGATGCCACCGTCCGTGAGATTGCCGAGCACCCATTCGGCACCCCAACCTTCACAGGGAGAGTCTGGAAGCTAGCAGACGTGCGGTTGCTTGCCCCGATCCTGTCGAGCAAGGTTGTCTGCATAGGAAAGAACTACGCCGCCCACGCTGCCGAAATGGGTGGCGAGGCCCCGGAACAACCGGTGATCTTCATGAAACCGTCGACGTCGATCACCGGACCCGGTGCGCCCATTCAATTGCCATCCTCGTCTGAGGAAGTGCACTACGAGGGGGAACTGGCCGTTGTCATCGGTCGCCCGTGCAAAGACGTGCCGGCGGCCCGCGCGCGGGACGTCATTCTCGGCTACACCATTGCCAATGACGTCACGGCGCGCGATTTGCAGCGTAAGGACGGCCAATGGACACGGGCGAAGGGTTTCGACACCTTCTGTCCGCTCGGCCCCTGGATTGAGACTCAGATCGATCCGGGCGATCTCCGCATCACCACCGAACTTGACGGTACGACCGTGCAAGACAGCCGGACATCCTTGCAGATCCACAAGATCCCGGAACTGGTCGAATGGATCTCGCGTGTCATGACGCTGCTGCCGGGTGACGTCATCCTCACCGGCACGCCGGAAGGCGTCGGACAGGTGCGTGCCGGTCAGACCGTTTCCGTGACAGTCGAGGGAATCGGTACGCTTTCCAACCCGGCGGTTCTTCGCGAATCCTGA
- a CDS encoding MFS transporter, producing MSETGMRNGRAWIILAISTAAQSASSVIIASGAFLIPALNDPNGGYQLTLAAAGTVAAMTTAGLMLTLVLWGLLVDRAGERVTLMIGLSAGAAAMSAPLLHQVVRGEGIEASGPVALAGILLAGGMAAGSANAASGRLVIGWFPVHRRGTAMGIRQMAQPLGVATAAVSIPTVAALHGVAVALAIPALLSLLAAAATALWVTDPQRPSRTSPNFSELRKHPYARHTGLLRIHASAVLLVIPQFTIWSFALVWLMTEREWSAFTAGLLVGAIQLAGAGGRVAAGAWSDRIGSRTTPIRIIAVTAAVTMGALAFTDLRGMSIAIVLLVAAGVITVADNGVAFTAAAEIAGPFWGGRVLSIHNTAQNAVAAAVPPAFGATITAVGFPATFALAAVFALLAAPVVPSAIGART from the coding sequence ATGAGCGAAACAGGTATGCGAAACGGGCGAGCCTGGATCATCCTCGCGATCAGCACGGCCGCCCAATCAGCGTCATCAGTGATCATCGCCAGTGGCGCATTTCTCATCCCGGCCCTTAACGACCCCAACGGCGGATATCAACTGACGCTCGCAGCAGCGGGAACTGTCGCCGCAATGACGACAGCGGGACTCATGCTCACCCTCGTGTTGTGGGGCCTTCTGGTCGACCGGGCCGGTGAACGCGTAACTCTGATGATCGGGCTGAGCGCGGGCGCAGCCGCAATGTCCGCACCCTTACTGCACCAAGTGGTTCGGGGCGAAGGTATCGAGGCATCCGGCCCAGTGGCACTCGCTGGCATCCTGCTGGCCGGCGGCATGGCGGCGGGCAGCGCGAACGCGGCAAGCGGGCGCCTCGTCATCGGATGGTTCCCAGTACACCGGCGTGGCACAGCGATGGGTATCCGCCAGATGGCGCAGCCCCTCGGTGTCGCCACCGCGGCAGTGTCCATACCGACCGTCGCAGCGCTCCACGGTGTCGCCGTGGCGCTAGCGATTCCCGCTCTGCTATCGCTTCTCGCCGCTGCAGCCACAGCGCTCTGGGTGACAGATCCACAGCGGCCGTCCCGCACGTCACCCAATTTCAGTGAGCTGCGCAAACATCCGTATGCACGGCATACCGGCCTGCTCCGCATTCATGCCAGTGCTGTGCTGCTGGTGATTCCGCAGTTCACGATCTGGAGCTTCGCGCTCGTCTGGCTGATGACGGAACGCGAATGGTCCGCGTTCACCGCAGGGTTGCTTGTGGGCGCCATCCAGCTCGCTGGCGCTGGTGGCCGCGTCGCGGCCGGCGCCTGGTCTGATCGCATCGGCAGCCGCACCACACCAATCCGGATCATCGCTGTCACCGCCGCCGTCACCATGGGTGCGCTCGCATTCACCGATCTGCGTGGCATGTCGATCGCCATCGTGCTCCTCGTGGCCGCTGGCGTCATCACCGTCGCCGACAACGGTGTCGCGTTCACTGCGGCAGCAGAGATCGCAGGTCCATTCTGGGGCGGTCGAGTACTCAGCATTCACAACACGGCACAAAACGCCGTCGCTGCCGCTGTGCCGCCCGCGTTCGGTGCGACCATCACCGCTGTAGGTTTTCCCGCCACATTCGCGCTCGCGGCCGTCTTCGCGCTGCTCGCCGCGCCCGTGGTGCCGTCCGCAATTGGAGCCCGAACGTAA
- a CDS encoding 3-isopropylmalate dehydrogenase, with product MKLAVIPGDGIGQEVIAEALKVLKVVAPDAETAEFDLGARLYNRTGEILPESVLEEVREHDAILLGAIGDPSVPPGVLERGLLLKLRFALDHHVNLRPSKLYSGVVGPLAGNKPVDVVVVREGTEGPYIGNGGALRPGTPNEVATEVSVNTRFGIERVVRYAFDLAMTRRKHLTLVHKTNVLSFAGALWSRTVDAVAKEYPEVEVGYQHIDAATIHLVTDPGRFDVIVTDNLFGDIITDLAAAVTGGIGLAASGNIDASRANPSMFEPVHGSAPDIAGQQKADPTAAILSVGLLMSHLGDSTAAERIDAAVAADLAARESGTGGASTSEIGDRIAAAI from the coding sequence ATGAAACTCGCAGTCATCCCCGGCGACGGAATCGGGCAGGAAGTCATCGCCGAAGCTCTCAAGGTGCTCAAAGTCGTTGCTCCTGATGCGGAAACAGCGGAGTTCGACCTCGGGGCGCGCCTCTACAACCGGACCGGTGAGATTCTGCCGGAGTCGGTCCTTGAGGAAGTCCGCGAACACGACGCCATCCTGCTCGGCGCGATCGGTGACCCTTCGGTCCCGCCAGGAGTGCTCGAGCGCGGCTTACTGCTGAAGCTCCGCTTCGCGCTCGACCACCATGTGAATCTCCGTCCGTCGAAGCTTTACAGCGGGGTGGTCGGGCCGCTCGCCGGTAACAAGCCTGTCGACGTGGTTGTCGTGCGCGAGGGCACTGAAGGCCCTTACATCGGAAACGGTGGCGCCCTGCGGCCCGGTACGCCCAACGAGGTCGCGACCGAAGTCAGTGTCAACACTCGTTTCGGGATCGAGCGGGTCGTCCGGTACGCGTTTGATCTCGCGATGACGCGGCGCAAGCACCTCACCCTCGTACATAAGACGAACGTGCTGTCCTTTGCCGGGGCATTGTGGTCGCGGACGGTTGACGCGGTCGCGAAGGAATACCCCGAGGTAGAAGTGGGGTACCAGCACATCGATGCAGCGACGATCCACCTCGTGACCGACCCTGGCCGATTCGACGTGATCGTCACCGACAACTTGTTCGGCGATATCATCACCGATCTTGCCGCAGCGGTGACGGGAGGCATCGGTCTGGCAGCGAGCGGCAACATCGATGCGAGCCGGGCGAACCCAAGCATGTTCGAGCCGGTCCATGGCAGCGCGCCTGACATTGCAGGCCAGCAGAAAGCGGATCCCACGGCCGCGATTCTGTCGGTAGGCCTGCTGATGTCGCATCTGGGTGACTCCACCGCAGCGGAGCGCATCGATGCTGCGGTCGCGGCGGATCTGGCGGCACGTGAATCCGGAACAGGTGGTGCGTCGACGAGCGAGATCGGCGACCGGATCGCGGCGGCCATCTAG
- the serA gene encoding phosphoglycerate dehydrogenase, with translation MTPSGRPVVLIADKLAPSTVDALGGDVEVRWVDGPNKPALLEAVADADALLVRSATTVDEAVLAAAPKLKIVARAGVGLDNVDVPAATARGVMVVNAPTSNIHSAAEHAFALLMATARQIPAADLTLRGREWKRSSFNGTEIFGKTVGVVGLGRIGQLFAQRVAAFETNVIAYDPYVSPARAGQLGIELVTLAELLERADMISIHLPKTPETKGLIGAAELARTKKGVIIVNAARGGLIDETALADAVKSGQVKAAGIDVFATEPCTDSPLYDLPQVVVTPHLGASTSEAQDRAGTDVAKSVQLALAGEFVPDAVNVAGGPVAEEVAPWLEIVRKLGVLAGVLSPERPASVLVDVRGELASEDVDILKLSVLRGLFSAVIDDSVTFVNAPAIAEERGVKAEVTTTAESPNHRSVVDVKLVLSDGDIINVAGTLTGPARVEKIVNINGRNFDMRAEGINLLIHYDDQPGALGKIGTRLGEAGINVLAAQLSQDTDGPRATILLRIDRDVPQEVRDSIAAGVAASSIDVIVLD, from the coding sequence GTGACACCATCTGGCCGTCCGGTAGTTCTGATCGCGGACAAGCTCGCACCGTCCACCGTCGACGCGCTTGGTGGTGATGTAGAGGTCCGTTGGGTTGATGGTCCGAACAAGCCGGCCCTGCTCGAAGCCGTTGCCGACGCTGACGCGCTGCTCGTGCGGTCCGCGACGACGGTGGATGAGGCAGTTCTCGCCGCAGCGCCCAAGCTGAAGATCGTGGCACGCGCCGGTGTCGGTCTCGACAACGTCGACGTTCCCGCAGCCACCGCACGCGGTGTCATGGTGGTGAATGCTCCAACGTCGAACATCCACAGCGCTGCCGAGCATGCATTCGCGTTGCTGATGGCCACTGCGCGCCAAATCCCCGCCGCCGACCTCACGCTGCGTGGCCGTGAGTGGAAGCGCAGCAGCTTCAACGGAACCGAAATCTTCGGAAAGACCGTGGGTGTGGTCGGTCTTGGGCGTATCGGTCAGCTCTTTGCACAGCGGGTCGCTGCGTTCGAAACGAACGTCATCGCCTATGACCCGTACGTTTCCCCTGCTCGCGCCGGTCAGCTAGGCATTGAACTCGTCACTCTCGCCGAGCTTCTCGAGCGCGCCGACATGATCTCGATCCACCTTCCTAAGACGCCGGAAACCAAGGGCCTGATCGGCGCGGCGGAACTTGCGCGCACTAAGAAGGGCGTCATCATCGTCAACGCCGCGCGCGGTGGGCTGATTGATGAGACCGCGCTGGCCGACGCCGTCAAGAGCGGCCAGGTGAAAGCCGCCGGCATCGACGTGTTCGCCACCGAACCGTGCACGGATAGCCCGCTGTATGACCTGCCCCAGGTTGTCGTGACGCCCCACCTTGGAGCCTCGACGTCCGAGGCCCAGGATCGTGCGGGAACAGATGTGGCAAAAAGCGTTCAGCTCGCACTAGCGGGTGAGTTCGTGCCGGACGCGGTGAACGTCGCGGGCGGGCCGGTAGCCGAGGAAGTTGCGCCGTGGCTCGAGATTGTGCGGAAGCTCGGGGTGCTCGCCGGGGTGCTGTCACCTGAGCGGCCGGCGAGCGTTCTGGTGGATGTGCGGGGCGAGTTGGCGAGCGAAGATGTCGACATTCTGAAGCTGTCGGTTCTGCGTGGCCTGTTCTCCGCGGTCATCGATGATTCGGTGACGTTCGTGAACGCTCCCGCGATCGCCGAGGAGCGCGGTGTCAAAGCTGAGGTCACTACGACAGCGGAGAGCCCCAATCACCGCAGCGTGGTGGATGTGAAGCTCGTGCTCAGTGACGGTGACATCATCAACGTCGCAGGCACCCTGACCGGACCTGCCCGTGTCGAGAAAATCGTCAACATCAACGGCCGCAACTTTGACATGCGCGCGGAGGGCATCAACCTCCTCATCCACTATGACGACCAGCCTGGTGCTCTCGGCAAGATCGGCACCCGCCTGGGCGAGGCCGGTATCAATGTTCTCGCCGCTCAGCTCAGCCAGGACACGGACGGTCCTCGCGCCACGATCCTGCTTCGTATCGACCGTGACGTTCCGCAGGAGGTCCGGGATTCGATCGCTGCTGGAGTCGCTGCGTCGAGCATCGACGTCATCGTGCTGGACTGA
- a CDS encoding chymotrypsin family serine protease: protein MKRFLIVSIAVFAALFVSLPAAQAQQARATLGGGSGIVVGGDFLCTLTTIGYDNGGRLVGFTAGHCGGPGAPVTAEATPGAGVVGNIARTNGVLDYAVIVFDPARVNPVRTVGPTTITGTGGPAHFPELVCKQGRSTGHTCGISVFVDPVYNETWGLVCVSEGDSGGPVTRGTQLIGLVSAYFLVPCVGPKISINMEAVLADAFVAGGPGAGFRPI, encoded by the coding sequence ATGAAACGGTTCCTCATCGTGAGTATCGCCGTCTTCGCGGCGCTTTTCGTAAGCCTCCCCGCTGCCCAGGCGCAGCAGGCACGAGCCACCCTCGGCGGCGGCTCCGGGATTGTCGTCGGAGGCGACTTCCTGTGCACCCTGACCACCATCGGTTACGACAACGGCGGCCGGCTTGTTGGCTTCACCGCGGGCCACTGCGGCGGACCGGGCGCCCCTGTCACCGCGGAAGCGACACCAGGGGCCGGTGTTGTGGGCAACATTGCCCGCACCAACGGCGTCCTCGACTACGCGGTGATCGTGTTCGACCCAGCCCGTGTGAACCCCGTCCGCACGGTTGGGCCCACCACAATCACGGGTACCGGCGGGCCTGCACACTTCCCGGAATTGGTCTGCAAGCAAGGCCGCTCGACTGGCCACACCTGCGGGATCTCAGTGTTCGTTGATCCTGTCTACAACGAGACCTGGGGGCTGGTGTGCGTGTCTGAGGGAGACTCCGGCGGCCCAGTCACTCGAGGCACGCAGCTGATCGGTCTAGTCAGCGCCTACTTCCTGGTCCCGTGCGTCGGACCGAAGATCAGCATCAACATGGAAGCCGTTCTTGCGGATGCATTTGTCGCAGGTGGACCGGGAGCGGGCTTCCGCCCGATCTAG
- the ilvC gene encoding ketol-acid reductoisomerase: MAVEIFYDDDADLSIIQGRKVAVIGYGSQGHAHSLSLRDSGVDVRVGLKEGSKSRAKAEEQGLQVLTPAEAAEWADVIMILAPDTAQASIYTNDIEPNLKDGDALFFGHGLNIRFGLIKPPAEVTVAMVAPKGPGHLVRRQFEDGKGVPALVAIEQDPKGEGLALGLSYAKGIGGTRAGVIKTTFAEETETDLFGEQAVLCGGTERLVQTGFEVLIEAGYAPEIAYFECLHELKLIVDLMYEGGIGRMNYSVSDTAEFGGYLSGPRVIDADTKSRMQDILADITSGKFVERLVANVENGNKELEQLRKENAEHPIEVVGAKLRGLMSWVDRPITETA; the protein is encoded by the coding sequence GTGGCCGTCGAGATTTTCTATGACGACGATGCCGACCTGTCGATCATCCAGGGTCGCAAGGTGGCCGTTATTGGATACGGTAGCCAGGGACACGCGCACTCGCTGAGCCTTCGGGACTCAGGTGTCGATGTGCGCGTCGGCCTCAAGGAAGGTTCGAAGTCCCGGGCAAAGGCGGAGGAGCAGGGTCTGCAGGTCCTCACCCCGGCAGAAGCTGCCGAGTGGGCTGACGTGATCATGATCCTGGCGCCGGACACCGCCCAGGCTTCGATCTACACGAACGACATCGAGCCGAACCTCAAGGACGGTGACGCGCTCTTCTTCGGTCACGGTCTGAACATCCGCTTCGGGCTGATCAAACCGCCCGCTGAGGTCACTGTTGCGATGGTCGCGCCGAAGGGCCCGGGCCACCTCGTTCGCCGTCAGTTCGAAGACGGCAAGGGTGTTCCCGCGCTCGTTGCAATTGAGCAGGATCCCAAGGGCGAGGGTCTCGCACTAGGCCTGTCGTATGCGAAGGGTATCGGCGGAACCCGTGCGGGTGTCATCAAGACCACGTTCGCTGAGGAGACCGAAACCGACCTGTTCGGTGAGCAGGCTGTGCTCTGCGGTGGCACGGAAAGGCTGGTTCAGACCGGCTTCGAGGTGCTGATCGAAGCTGGCTATGCGCCTGAAATCGCCTACTTCGAGTGCCTTCATGAGCTCAAGCTCATCGTTGACCTCATGTACGAGGGCGGAATCGGACGGATGAACTACTCCGTTTCTGACACAGCTGAGTTTGGCGGGTACCTCTCCGGGCCCCGGGTCATCGATGCGGACACCAAGTCACGCATGCAGGACATCTTGGCTGACATCACGTCAGGCAAGTTCGTTGAGCGTCTCGTGGCGAACGTCGAAAACGGCAACAAGGAACTCGAGCAGCTGCGCAAAGAGAATGCGGAGCATCCGATCGAGGTCGTGGGCGCAAAGCTTCGTGGTCTGATGAGCTGGGTTGACCGGCCGATCACCGAAACCGCCTGA
- the ilvN gene encoding acetolactate synthase small subunit — protein sequence MRTTHTLSVLVEDKPGVLARVASLFSRRGFNIESLAVGPTEIKGMSRMTIVVIVDEQPLEQVTKQLNKLINVLKIVEQDSENSVARELVLIKVRADTASRAQVIEAAQLFRAKIVDVSPESLTIEATGTPVKLEALLKVLEPFGIRELVQSGVVALGRGPKSISATR from the coding sequence GTGAGAACTACGCACACGCTCAGCGTTCTCGTCGAGGACAAACCAGGCGTGCTAGCACGAGTGGCGTCCCTGTTCTCCCGCCGGGGGTTCAACATCGAGTCCCTCGCGGTGGGGCCGACCGAAATCAAGGGAATGTCACGGATGACCATTGTCGTCATCGTCGATGAACAACCCCTTGAGCAGGTCACCAAGCAGTTGAACAAGCTCATCAACGTCCTGAAGATTGTCGAACAGGACTCCGAGAACTCGGTGGCTCGTGAGCTGGTTCTGATCAAGGTCCGGGCGGACACCGCTTCACGCGCGCAGGTGATCGAGGCTGCACAGCTCTTCCGGGCGAAAATCGTCGACGTCTCGCCAGAATCGCTCACCATCGAAGCTACTGGCACCCCGGTGAAGCTCGAAGCACTCCTCAAGGTGCTCGAACCTTTCGGAATCCGGGAGCTCGTCCAGTCAGGCGTCGTCGCTTTGGGGCGCGGTCCCAAGTCCATCAGCGCGACCCGCTAG